The genomic DNA TACCGCCGCATCAGCTTCGGCACCACCCCCTCCTCCCGCACCGGATAGCTCGGATACCCCGCCCGGTCGCCGGGCTTCTCCAGTTCCGCGATCTCAGCCCAGAACGGCGGACCGTGGCCCAGAATGCTCAGCCGATCGAACCGCTGAAGGCACGTTTCCAACTGCGGCAGACCCACATCGTCCACCAACCCGTACCCTTGCCCCACCGCGGTCGTAATGTCAAAAATCAGCGGAAATCCCACCGCCTCCACGTGCCCGAACAGATTCTGCACCATCGGGTCCAGAAACGGCAGATTCGGCATCACCTCGCCAATCCCCTTGCAGCCGCGATCGCGATAGTGCCGCAGAATGTAATCCAACGGCGCATCAGCCGAATTCGTGATCGCCCGCGGATCAATGTTGCAGAACGGAATAAATCGATCCGGATACCCCTCAGCCATCTCCAAAATCTCTTCATTCGCCTGCGGCAAATACACTTCCGGACTCACCAGCGGCAACAACACCCCGCGCTCGATCCCATAACGGTCATACCGCGCCAACACCTCCTCCGGCGTCGAAAACAACG from Phycisphaerae bacterium includes the following:
- a CDS encoding amidohydrolase family protein, coding for MFIDIHVHAYRRPWPWVDGEALFSTPEEVLARYDRYGIERGVLLPLVSPEVYLPQANEEILEMAEGYPDRFIPFCNIDPRAITNSADAPLDYILRHYRDRGCKGIGEVMPNLPFLDPMVQNLFGHVEAVGFPLIFDITTAVGQGYGLVDDVGLPQLETCLQRFDRLSILGHGPPFWAEIAELEKPGDRAGYPSYPVREEGVVPKLMRRYPNLWGDLSAGSGYNALARDKRYAARFLTEFQDRLLFGTDLCRPTDEPRLPALL